In the Aggregatilinea lenta genome, ACCCACGCAAGCGGAGGGAAGGGGAACAAGGCAAAAACACTACAGAAAAAATCGGGGCGTATCGCGATACGCCCCTACGAAATCCATTCGCGAGAGAAACGCGCGCTGCAGATCTCACCCCGCGCGGAAAAGGCCATCCGGGTCGTAGCGAGCTTTGATCTCCGCCAGCCGGTGGTGGTTCGGCCCGAACATCGCCTGCGGTGAGGCGGGGTCCTGGGTCGTCGGGACGGCGAAATTGACGTACTGGCCGCCGTCCGAAAATGGCAGCATCGTTTGCGCAACCCGTCTGGCCCAGGCGACGTTGGCTGCGTCGTCCTCCGGGCTGGCCCAATTCGCCTCGATGCCGAGCAGGTAGGGCGCGGTGCGGCGGCTAAAGGCCGTCGCATCCGGCGCGACGCGGCTGATCGCGCCGCCAAGCTGCCAGATGTCGAGCGTCGAGAGTGGGGAGGGCGCCTCACGGGCGAGACCGATCAGTGCATTGAGCGCGTCGTCGCCAAGTCCGTTGAGGAACAGCGACCGCCAGTAGTAATGCAGCTCACCCGCCGGATAGTCTTCGTCCCAGAACGTCTGCAGTTCAACATACGGCATCGGACCGCTCAGATCGGCGATTGGAGCAGCCGCTTCGCGCAGGGGCTGTAGGGCGCGCTCGCCCTCATCAATAGGGCCTACATAGCAGCCCAGGAGCAGCACACACGGCTGGCCGTGGGCTTCGACCGGCAGATCCTCAAGCTCTGGCACTACCCCCAGAATGGCGAAGGTGTTGACTTCATCCGGCGTCGAGGCGGCGTACTTGCGGTAGAAGCGCAGCACGTCGTGCGCCGCGTCGCCGGGGTAAAATACGACGGCGACCATCAGGTCGGGGCCGACGGGATGCAGGCGGTACTCGAACGACGTCACGATGCCCAGGCCGCCGCTGCCGCCGCGAACGGCCCAGAACAGATCGGGATTCTCCGTTTCGCTGGCGGTGACCACGCTGCCAGCAGCGGTAACCATCTCGACCGACACGAGGTTGTCGCAGCTTAAGCCATAGGTGCGACGCAGCCAGCCAAAGCCACCGCCTAACGTCAGCCCGGCGATGCCGGTATCCGATACCACACCGCCCGGCGTCGCCAGCCCGTAACGCTGCGCGGCATGATCCAGCTCGCCCCATCTCGCGCCGCCCTCCGCGCGGATCGTCCGTGCGGCGGGATCAACATCCACACGCGTCATGTCGGTGAGATCGACGACCAGCCCGCTATCAGCAACCGCGCTGCCCGCGACGTGATGCCCACCCCCGCGCACGGACACAGGCAGGCCGTGTGTGCGGGCGAACTTGGTTGCCGCCGCCACGTCCGCGACAGCGCTACAGCGCGCAATGAGCGCCGGATGCCTGTCGATCATGCCGTTCCAAACGGCGCGTGCATCGTCGTAGTCGCCGTCTCCGGGGCGAATCAAACGTCCCGCGAATCGGGCTGATAGTTCGTCAAGGTCTTTCCGGTCAAGGTTGTCGATCACCGTTCTGGCGCTCTGTTCAGACATTAGGGTCTTCTCCATTCGGTGCCGTGTGCAGCACGGATTTCTCTGGCTCGCAGCTTACGGGCAGTCGGACGAGATCTGTTCAGAAGTGGAACTTACCCAGAATGGAATGATGAGGCGGTCGGTGTGAGGGTACCGGGCGCCTGGTGGCGAACCGGCGGCGGAAAGAGACGTGAAAAGCTGTGCGCCGGGACCAGGAAAAAAAGGTCTATTTCCCCGGCGCGGCCTTTTCATTATGGATCACACGCGGGTCTATTTCAAGCCTTCCCGGATCGGCAGCATGGCACGACTATACAATGGCGGAGTCATGAGGGGGCCTGAACAGCCGGTTGCCTTACAGAATCCGGGATTTTTCTCGTTTTGGTAGTAGACGATCACGGGCACGCCCGCCTCGGCCTCATCCGGCGGCGGTCGGGGTGGCGGCGGTGAACGTTCCGGTGTCGCTCGTGGAGGCGTCGCCGGGCTGATCGCCCTCATCCACCGGCGTATAATCGGGCATGGTCTGCTCGAAGCGACGGATCAGCGGCAGGGCGTACGTCAGCGCCGACGTCACCGCGAGCAGCGTCCCATTGAACAGCATGATCAGGCCGATGCCCGCGCCCGGCTCCCTGCCGACCAGCGGCGCGACCAGATCCCACGCGCCCGTGCCGATGGCCGGTTCCAGCACCTTATCCGTGAGCGGCCCCGCGATGAGATACGACAGCGGCATCATCAACAGCGACAACTGCATCTCCGCCGCGAACACGCGCCCCTGCAAGTCTGGCGGCGTCTTGGCCTGCATCACAGACAGGAACGAGGCGTTGATCATCGGCACCCACAGCATCATGAAGAACGCGGACGCGCCCAGCGTAATCGCGCTGCGACTCACGCCGTAAAATGCCAGCCCAACGCCGATCAAGATCAGGCCGGGCATAATCGTGTGGATGCGGGGCCGCGTGCCGCCCCAGGCGCCCATGATCACGCCGCCGATCAACGCGCCCGCGCTGGTCACGCTCGACAGCACGCCCAGCAGGGCCTCGCTGTTGGTCAGGCGCAGCACGTAAGGCGTGTTGAGCGTCATCGCGCCGGACAGCAGAAAATTGACCAGTGAGATGTTCAGCAGCAGCGCCATCAGCGCGCGATGCTGCCAGATGTAGCGGAACCCGGCCTGCGCTTCCTTCCACATCGTGCCGGACGCGGCCAGACCTTCGGCGGTTTGCCGGGGGCGGGGGATGTGCACCAGCAGCACGACGATCATCGCGACGGCAAACGTGAACAGGTCGATCAGCATTACACCTGCCGCGCCGATGACTGCGAACAACAGCCCGGCCAGCACCGGCCCGATCAGGCCCGACGACGGCCCGGTGAGCTGGCGGATGGCGTTGGCCCGGTCGCGGTGACGGTCCGGCACCAGCATCGTCACGGCGGCATCGAAGGCCGGACCCTGGAACACGCCGAACACGGACGAGAACGCGGTCAGCACGTAAAGCTGCCACAGCTCGAACGTCCCGGTGACGAAGGTGATCAGCAGCAGCAGCGTCGTGACCGCCTGCCCGATGTCCGCGATGACCATCACGTAGCGGCGGTCCCAGCGATCCGCGAGCACCCCCGCGATGTTGGCCGACAGGACACGCGGCAGGATCGACAGAAAAGACACCAGCGTCAGCGGCGTGGCCTGATCCGTATCGTTGAAAACCTTGATCGCCACGGCGAAGCCAGTCATCTGGCTGCCGATCATCGAGAATGTTTGCGTGAGGATGAGGATGTAGAAGGTCCGCAGCGTATTCCGGTTGGGCATATTGAGTCCCCATCTGAAGAATATCAAGTTACACGGTTCATTATACGCGGTTTTTGGGCCAGTTTATCAACGAAACTTAAGATCGGGTTGAAGTTCTCCCTGAAGCCCCGGTCAAAATTCCGAGTGAAGTGGTGAACGTGAAACGTTACGAATCCGGTATGTAACGCTACAATTGAATTCGTTGGTTATACGCACAAGCAGCACGAAAGGAACAGCACCGTGGAATGCCGAAAATTAGGGACAAGTGACCTTGAGCTGACCACCCTTGGCCTGGGCACCTGGGCGTTGGGCGGCGGCGACTGGCAGTATGGATGGGGATCGCAGGATGATTCCGAATCGATCAACACCATTCACCGCGCGCTGGACCTGGGCATGAACTGGCTCGATACCGCCGCCGTCTATGGCCTGGGTCGCTCGGAAGAAGTGGTCGGCAAGGCGCTCAGGGATCGCCGCGACAAGGTGATTCTGGCCACCAAGTGCGGCCAGCGCTGGAACGACGACGGCAGCACTTTCCGCCACTCCGGGCCGGAAAGCCTGCGCCGCGAGGTCGAAGACAGCCTGCGCCGCCTGCAAACCGACCACATCGACCTGTACCAGATCCACTGGCCGGACCTGGACACGCCGCTCGAAGAGTCGTGGGCGACGTTGGCGTCCTTCGTCAAGGAAGGCAAAGTGCGCTACATCGGCGTGTCGAACTACAGCGCCGAGCAGATGGCCGCGATCCAGTCCATTCACCCGATCACCTCGCTCCAGCCGCCCTATCACCTGCTGGAACGCAACGTCGAGGACGAGATCCTGCCCTTCTGCCGCGAAAACAACATCGGCGTAGTCGCCTACAGCCCGATGGCCTCCGGCCTGCTGACCGGTCGCTTCGACATCAACCGCGTGGCCGAAAACGACTGGCGGCGCGGCGATAGCAAGTTCCAGGAACCGCAGCTTTCGCGCAATCTGGCGTTCGTCGAGGCGCTGAAGCCCATCGCGGCGCGGCAGGGCAAGACAGTGGCGCACCTGGCCGTAGCCTGGACGCTGCGCGACCCGGTCGTGACGTCGGCCATCGTCGGCGCGCGCAGCATCGCGCAGGCCGAGCAGATCATGGAAGGGGCGGACTATCGCCTGAGCGAGCAGGATCTGGCCGACATCGACGCCGCGTATCAGGCCACCCTGTAGCCCGGTACAACCCCAAAGAGCGTGTCTGGAAAGCGGCTTTACGCCCCTTCTCATTACTCACGACAAGCGCCTTCCGCTGTCCTGTGCCCCTTTTCCCTGAGGAAGGGGCCGGGGGATTCGAGTTTCCGTACACGCTCCAAAGCTGCTCGATCTGTGCCCCGCCCATCCAGGCGGGGCACTTTTGCTTGTCATAGCAGGCACAATTACATTATATAAATCACGTATCAATTTCCCCTGAACGTTGAATTACAATGTTTTTTCTTGTAATTATGTGTATAATTGGCTAAAGTGAAATTCAACGCAAGTTGATATAAGTGGATGACACCGTCACCCTCGCCCTCAACACACACCCACGGTGACGCAACTCTCCTGTCGCGCTATGAGACGACAACCGGTTTACACCCGTAGGCACATCGCGCGTCAGAGCGTGGCGCGCTGATTTTGAGTGAGGCTGCGAACCAGGACGACACTTTATGACTCCCAAACCCTTTCCCATCAAGAGGCAGTGGGTTGCGCTGGTTGGCGTGATCCTGGCTGCGCTGGTGTTCCCGGCGACCGTGTTTGCCCACGGGCCTGTGAGCGGCGGCGTAAGCAACGACGTCTTTAACGATCTGTTCACCACCATGATGTGGATCGCCACGCCGATCTTTCTCATTGTGGAGATCCTGCTGTTATTCGCCATCATCCGCTACCGGCGGCGCTCGCACGACGAGATGCCGAAGCAGGTGCATGGTAACACACCCCTGGAGCTGAGCTGGACCATCGGCGGATTCGTCGTGATCGCGGTCGTGTTCGTGCTCGGCTATCAGGTTATGCGCGAGAATAAGCTGGTCAGCGCCGGGCCGGAAACGGAGTTCACCCCGGACCTGACGATCCACGTCAACGGCTACATGTTCAACTGGGATTATGAATATTTCCTCGCCGATGGCGACGAAACGGGCGTGATGACCACACGCGACCTGTACATCCCGGCGAACAAGAACGTGCTGCTCGAAATTGAGTCGAAGGACGTGCAGCACAGTTTCTGGGTGCCCAAGCTGGCCGGTAAAGTGGACGCCGTGCCGGGCTACACCAATACCATGCTGCTTAACGTGGATAAAACAGGCACGTATGAGGGCCAATGCGCCGAGTACTGCGGCCTGAACCACTACGCCATGCTCATCAACGTGCACGTCATGGATCCGGCGGAGTTCGACGCGTGGCTCAGCGATCAGGTCGTGCAGGAAAGCGAGTTCCAGCCGGTGGGCACCGATCTCAGCGTCGAGCTGCCGAACGGCAACTCCGACGAGGGTGAACAGTTGGTCTATGACCTCGGCTGTACCGCCTGCCATGCCGATAACAAGGACCAGCCCTCCGGCCCGGCGTTCCAGCGCATGTCGATGGACGCCCATCACGTCGAGGGCTACTCACCGGAACAGTACCTGCACGAATCGATCGTGCTGCCGTGCGAACAACTGACCGAAGGCTACGATCAGTGCATCATGCCCCAGGACTATGGTGAGCGCATGGATGCGGACGATCTGGCAGACGTCATCGCCTACATCACCGCCGTGGGTCAGTACGAGCCAGGGCCTCAGCCCGGCCCCAGAAAATAAAGTTGTAGACTGGAGCGACTGGTATGGCAACCGCGAGCATCGCACAAAAATCATCCACGACCCGCTACAGCGGCGTGTTGGACTGGATCTCGACCACCGACCACAAGAAGATCGGGATCATGTACATCCTGACCTGCGTCGCGTTCTTCGTGATCGGGGTGTGCTTCGCCGAGCTGATGCGCGTCGAGCTGGCGCAGCCCGGTGCGGACATTATGTCGGCTGATGTGTATAACCAGCTCTTTTCGATGCACGGGACGACGATGGTCTTCCTGTTCATCATCCCGATCGGCGCGGGCTTCGGCAACTACCTCGTGCCGTTGATGATCGGCGCGCGCGACATGGCCTTCCCCCGCCTGAACGCCCTCAGCTACTGGTTCCTGCTGATCGGCGGCCTGGGCGTGTACCTGGGCTGGTTCGTGGATGGCGGCGCGCCGTCGAACGGCTGGACGTCCTACCCGCCGCTGTCGGGCAAGGAATTTTCGCCCGGTCACGGCATGGACCTGTGGATCATCGGGCTGGCG is a window encoding:
- the coxB gene encoding cytochrome c oxidase subunit II codes for the protein MTPKPFPIKRQWVALVGVILAALVFPATVFAHGPVSGGVSNDVFNDLFTTMMWIATPIFLIVEILLLFAIIRYRRRSHDEMPKQVHGNTPLELSWTIGGFVVIAVVFVLGYQVMRENKLVSAGPETEFTPDLTIHVNGYMFNWDYEYFLADGDETGVMTTRDLYIPANKNVLLEIESKDVQHSFWVPKLAGKVDAVPGYTNTMLLNVDKTGTYEGQCAEYCGLNHYAMLINVHVMDPAEFDAWLSDQVVQESEFQPVGTDLSVELPNGNSDEGEQLVYDLGCTACHADNKDQPSGPAFQRMSMDAHHVEGYSPEQYLHESIVLPCEQLTEGYDQCIMPQDYGERMDADDLADVIAYITAVGQYEPGPQPGPRK
- a CDS encoding MFS transporter is translated as MPNRNTLRTFYILILTQTFSMIGSQMTGFAVAIKVFNDTDQATPLTLVSFLSILPRVLSANIAGVLADRWDRRYVMVIADIGQAVTTLLLLITFVTGTFELWQLYVLTAFSSVFGVFQGPAFDAAVTMLVPDRHRDRANAIRQLTGPSSGLIGPVLAGLLFAVIGAAGVMLIDLFTFAVAMIVVLLVHIPRPRQTAEGLAASGTMWKEAQAGFRYIWQHRALMALLLNISLVNFLLSGAMTLNTPYVLRLTNSEALLGVLSSVTSAGALIGGVIMGAWGGTRPRIHTIMPGLILIGVGLAFYGVSRSAITLGASAFFMMLWVPMINASFLSVMQAKTPPDLQGRVFAAEMQLSLLMMPLSYLIAGPLTDKVLEPAIGTGAWDLVAPLVGREPGAGIGLIMLFNGTLLAVTSALTYALPLIRRFEQTMPDYTPVDEGDQPGDASTSDTGTFTAATPTAAG
- a CDS encoding aldo/keto reductase, which produces MECRKLGTSDLELTTLGLGTWALGGGDWQYGWGSQDDSESINTIHRALDLGMNWLDTAAVYGLGRSEEVVGKALRDRRDKVILATKCGQRWNDDGSTFRHSGPESLRREVEDSLRRLQTDHIDLYQIHWPDLDTPLEESWATLASFVKEGKVRYIGVSNYSAEQMAAIQSIHPITSLQPPYHLLERNVEDEILPFCRENNIGVVAYSPMASGLLTGRFDINRVAENDWRRGDSKFQEPQLSRNLAFVEALKPIAARQGKTVAHLAVAWTLRDPVVTSAIVGARSIAQAEQIMEGADYRLSEQDLADIDAAYQATL
- a CDS encoding FAD-binding oxidoreductase, which translates into the protein MSEQSARTVIDNLDRKDLDELSARFAGRLIRPGDGDYDDARAVWNGMIDRHPALIARCSAVADVAAATKFARTHGLPVSVRGGGHHVAGSAVADSGLVVDLTDMTRVDVDPAARTIRAEGGARWGELDHAAQRYGLATPGGVVSDTGIAGLTLGGGFGWLRRTYGLSCDNLVSVEMVTAAGSVVTASETENPDLFWAVRGGSGGLGIVTSFEYRLHPVGPDLMVAVVFYPGDAAHDVLRFYRKYAASTPDEVNTFAILGVVPELEDLPVEAHGQPCVLLLGCYVGPIDEGERALQPLREAAAPIADLSGPMPYVELQTFWDEDYPAGELHYYWRSLFLNGLGDDALNALIGLAREAPSPLSTLDIWQLGGAISRVAPDATAFSRRTAPYLLGIEANWASPEDDAANVAWARRVAQTMLPFSDGGQYVNFAVPTTQDPASPQAMFGPNHHRLAEIKARYDPDGLFRAG